A window of Hymenobacter aerilatus contains these coding sequences:
- a CDS encoding DMT family transporter produces MPWLLLFIAGLCEVGFAACLGKMKETTGTTATLWLLGFFAFLALSMTLLYRATQTLPIGTAYAVWTGIGAVGTVLVGIVVFREPADFWRVFFLVTLIASIIGLKFVSNG; encoded by the coding sequence ATGCCTTGGCTTCTCTTATTTATTGCGGGTTTGTGTGAGGTAGGCTTTGCAGCCTGCCTGGGCAAGATGAAAGAAACTACCGGCACTACGGCTACGCTGTGGTTGCTGGGGTTCTTTGCCTTTCTCGCGCTCAGCATGACGCTCCTTTACCGCGCCACCCAAACCCTACCCATCGGCACGGCCTACGCCGTCTGGACCGGCATTGGGGCCGTGGGCACGGTGCTGGTAGGCATTGTGGTGTTCCGCGAGCCGGCTGATTTTTGGCGGGTGTTCTTTCTTGTTACTCTCATTGCGTCCATCATCGGGCTGAAGTTCGTCTCGAACGGGTAA
- a CDS encoding LysR family transcriptional regulator: MLSYPHEVFLEVARQLSFTKASQTLFVTQSAVSKQVKALEEHYKTGLFERLGNTVKLTPAGELLYQKLLLARQLQHELHRGMAALSEAFSPQVHMVIGASTTISLYVIPPVLSAYLSKFPNTQLTLKNRNSENILKALLDHEIDLGIIEGIHKVSNVTYTPLLTDEVVAVCSARNPFRQHELVAKDLLRVPIALRETGSGTLAVLEEALAEKGIKLTDLPVKVRLGGTEALKNFVRVDTCLAFLPRQAVTKELAAGELVEVPVRDLNLVRHFDFVQRKGTENNLPYKNFVQFARRYYR; encoded by the coding sequence ATGCTTTCCTACCCGCACGAAGTCTTTCTGGAAGTAGCCCGACAGCTGAGCTTTACCAAGGCCAGCCAAACGCTGTTCGTAACACAGTCGGCGGTGAGCAAGCAGGTGAAGGCCCTGGAAGAGCACTACAAAACGGGCTTGTTCGAGCGCCTCGGCAACACGGTGAAGCTGACGCCCGCTGGCGAGTTGCTGTATCAAAAGCTGCTGCTGGCCCGGCAGCTTCAGCACGAGCTGCACCGCGGCATGGCTGCGCTCAGCGAGGCGTTTTCGCCGCAAGTGCACATGGTCATTGGGGCCAGCACTACCATTTCGCTCTACGTAATTCCGCCAGTGCTCTCGGCCTACCTCAGCAAATTTCCGAACACCCAGCTCACGCTTAAAAACCGCAACAGCGAGAACATCCTCAAAGCCCTGCTCGACCACGAAATCGACTTAGGGATTATTGAAGGTATTCACAAAGTCAGCAACGTCACCTACACGCCGCTGCTGACCGACGAGGTAGTGGCGGTGTGCTCGGCCCGCAACCCGTTTCGGCAGCACGAGTTGGTGGCGAAGGACTTGCTGCGGGTGCCCATAGCGCTGCGCGAAACGGGTTCGGGTACGCTAGCGGTGCTGGAAGAGGCCCTGGCTGAAAAGGGCATCAAGCTGACCGACCTGCCCGTGAAGGTGCGCTTGGGCGGTACCGAGGCCCTCAAGAACTTCGTGCGCGTAGATACCTGCCTGGCCTTCCTACCCCGCCAGGCCGTGACCAAAGAGCTAGCCGCCGGCGAGCTGGTAGAAGTGCCTGTGCGCGACCTAAACCTGGTACGCCACTTCGACTTCGTGCAGCGCAAAGGCACCGAAAACAACCTGCCCTATAAAAACTTCGTGCAGTTTGCACGGCGGTATTATCGGTAG
- a CDS encoding IS110 family transposase, protein MPRVPSPTAPLKYVVGIDIAKDTFVACFGRIEASQQLRFGKETTFANTLAGFTALLAWTAKQQAPAAPLWFVVEATGVYYEALAYFLSDNAQALSVLLPNKVKHFAQSTELKSKTDQLDARLLCRLGLERALPAWQPPTPALRQLRALARERQRLSEQGGQLKTRCHAYQHSYQPDARTLERLAAQQQLVAQQLKAVDQDLSLLLDAEPELARKLAHLTSIPGIGLTTAIVVVAETNGFILVENERQLASYAGLDVVQRQSGLSSQATRISRRGNVRLRTALYLPAVSSLRYNPQQKAFYARLRARQPSGKPGVIAVMRKLLLLCYSLWKNDRPYDPQFHPAHMAEKEVAPAD, encoded by the coding sequence ATGCCCCGCGTCCCTTCCCCCACCGCCCCGCTGAAATACGTTGTGGGCATTGACATTGCCAAAGACACCTTCGTGGCCTGCTTCGGCCGCATCGAGGCCAGCCAGCAGCTGCGTTTTGGTAAAGAAACCACGTTTGCCAACACGCTGGCCGGCTTCACGGCCCTGCTGGCCTGGACGGCCAAGCAACAGGCGCCCGCCGCCCCATTGTGGTTCGTGGTCGAAGCCACTGGGGTCTACTACGAAGCCTTAGCCTATTTTCTCTCCGATAACGCACAGGCCCTGAGCGTGCTACTGCCCAACAAAGTCAAGCACTTTGCCCAGAGCACCGAGCTCAAGAGCAAAACCGATCAACTCGATGCCCGCCTGCTTTGCCGCCTGGGCCTGGAGCGGGCCTTGCCCGCCTGGCAACCACCAACGCCCGCTCTGCGCCAGCTGCGGGCCCTGGCCCGCGAGCGTCAGCGCCTAAGCGAGCAGGGCGGACAGCTCAAAACCCGGTGCCACGCCTACCAGCACAGCTACCAGCCCGACGCCCGCACCCTCGAGCGCTTGGCCGCTCAGCAGCAACTCGTTGCCCAACAGCTAAAAGCCGTCGACCAAGACCTCTCGCTGCTGCTCGACGCGGAGCCGGAGTTGGCCCGCAAACTGGCCCACCTGACCAGCATCCCCGGCATCGGTCTGACCACGGCCATCGTGGTGGTGGCCGAAACCAACGGCTTCATCCTGGTGGAAAACGAGCGCCAGCTCGCCTCCTACGCCGGCCTAGACGTGGTGCAGCGCCAAAGCGGCCTCTCTTCCCAAGCCACGCGCATTTCCCGCCGAGGGAACGTGCGCCTGCGTACGGCGCTCTACCTGCCAGCCGTGAGCAGCCTGCGCTATAATCCGCAGCAAAAAGCCTTCTATGCCCGCTTGCGCGCCCGCCAGCCCAGCGGCAAGCCCGGCGTCATTGCCGTCATGCGCAAGCTCTTGCTGCTCTGCTATTCGCTCTGGAAAAACGACCGCCCCTACGACCCGCAGTTCCACCCGGCCCACATGGCCGAAAAAGAAGTAGCCCCGGCCGATTAA
- a CDS encoding glutamate-5-semialdehyde dehydrogenase, with translation MNLTPTFDATQQASRTLAQVSPDTINAVLLAVAEAAVQHTEFILTENAKDLARMAPDDPKYDRLQLSAARIQSIADDLRSVASLPSPLGTVLTETDLANGLLLRKVRVPLGVVGIIYEARPNVTFDVVALCLKTGNACVLKGGSDADFSNRAIISVIHEVLRQHGLDPAVATLLPAEREATAALLQAVGYVDVLIPRGSQQLIDFVRDNARVPVIETGAGIVHTYFDESGDLAKGRAIINNAKTRRVSVCNSLDCLLLHESRLIDLPTLLAPLATAGVLLHADERAYPALRGVYPAELLQPARPEDFGTEFLSLQLAVKTVASLDEALDHIARHGSKHSEAIVSEEAAHIERFLNVVDAAAVYANASTAFTDGAQFGLGAEIGISTQKLHARGPMGLEELTSYKWQVRGNGQVRA, from the coding sequence ATGAACCTCACGCCTACCTTCGACGCCACGCAGCAAGCCAGCCGCACCCTCGCGCAAGTCTCCCCCGACACCATCAACGCGGTGTTGCTGGCGGTGGCCGAGGCGGCCGTGCAACACACGGAGTTCATTCTGACCGAAAACGCGAAGGATCTGGCGCGCATGGCGCCCGACGACCCCAAGTACGACCGGCTTCAACTCTCGGCGGCGCGAATCCAAAGCATTGCCGACGACCTACGCAGCGTGGCCTCCCTACCCTCGCCGCTGGGCACCGTGCTCACCGAAACCGACCTCGCCAACGGCCTGCTCCTGCGCAAAGTGCGCGTGCCGCTGGGCGTGGTGGGCATCATCTACGAAGCCCGGCCCAACGTGACCTTCGACGTGGTGGCGCTGTGCCTAAAAACCGGTAACGCCTGCGTGCTGAAAGGCGGCTCCGACGCCGACTTTTCCAACCGCGCCATCATTTCCGTTATCCATGAAGTGCTACGCCAGCACGGCCTCGACCCAGCCGTAGCTACCCTCCTCCCCGCCGAACGCGAAGCCACCGCCGCCCTGCTGCAAGCCGTGGGTTATGTAGACGTGCTGATTCCGCGCGGCAGCCAGCAGCTGATTGATTTCGTGCGCGACAACGCCCGCGTGCCCGTCATTGAAACAGGCGCGGGCATCGTGCACACCTACTTCGACGAATCCGGCGACCTAGCGAAGGGCCGCGCCATCATCAACAACGCCAAAACGCGCCGCGTGAGCGTGTGCAACTCGCTAGACTGCCTGCTCCTGCACGAAAGCCGCCTCATCGACCTGCCTACCCTACTCGCCCCCCTAGCCACCGCAGGCGTGCTCCTGCATGCCGACGAACGTGCCTACCCTGCCCTGCGCGGCGTGTACCCCGCCGAACTGCTGCAACCCGCCCGGCCCGAGGATTTTGGTACCGAGTTCCTGTCGTTGCAGTTGGCCGTGAAAACCGTGGCCAGTTTGGATGAAGCACTGGACCATATTGCCCGCCACGGTTCCAAGCACAGCGAGGCTATCGTGTCGGAAGAGGCGGCCCATATCGAGCGGTTTTTGAATGTCGTGGACGCTGCCGCCGTGTACGCCAATGCTTCTACCGCCTTCACCGACGGCGCGCAGTTTGGACTGGGCGCCGAAATCGGCATCAGTACGCAGAAGCTGCATGCCCGTGGCCCTATGGGCTTAGAGGAGCTAACCAGCTACAAATGGCAGGTGCGCGGCAATGGCCAGGTACGCGCCTAA
- a CDS encoding SulP family inorganic anion transporter has translation MILLDKLPQGYSPKDEVLAGLTTALALVPEVVAFALLAHVSPLVGIGSAFVICLITSILGGRPGMISGAAGSVAVVIVSLVQQHGVEYLFAAVVLMGIIQIGVGLLRLGKFIRLVPQSVVFGFVNGLAIIIFMAQLEQFKTEDAGGVTHWLTGSSLWLMLSLVLLTMAIVYFLPKLTKAVPSSLVAILVVSALVIFGNLPTKSVGDIASISGGLPLPHLPAIPFTWDTLALVFPYSVIMALVGLTESLLTLTVVDELTDTRGRGNKDCVAQGLANMASGLTGGMGGCAMIGQTMVNIESRGRHRLSGIVAAVALALFVLVGSSLIERLPLAALVGVMFMVVIGTFEWASLRIIGRMPLTDVVVMALVTLITAISQNLALAVLVGVVVSALAFAWENALRIRARKHTDEQGRKHYEIFGPLFFGSVVAFNEKFDPANDPQEVIIDFRESRVTDLSAIEALNKLTERYAKLGKTLHLRHLSPDSRRLLTNAQALIDVNYWEDPTYKVVADAVE, from the coding sequence ATGATTCTGCTTGATAAGTTACCCCAGGGCTACAGCCCGAAGGACGAAGTATTGGCCGGCCTCACCACTGCCCTGGCACTGGTGCCCGAAGTGGTGGCCTTCGCCCTGTTGGCCCACGTTAGTCCGCTGGTGGGCATCGGTTCGGCCTTTGTTATTTGTTTGATTACTAGTATCCTGGGTGGCCGACCCGGCATGATTTCGGGGGCAGCCGGCTCGGTGGCCGTGGTCATTGTGAGCCTGGTGCAGCAGCATGGCGTAGAGTATCTGTTTGCGGCCGTGGTACTCATGGGCATCATTCAGATTGGGGTAGGGCTATTGCGGTTGGGCAAGTTTATCCGGCTGGTGCCGCAGTCTGTGGTGTTTGGCTTTGTCAATGGCCTGGCTATCATCATTTTCATGGCGCAGCTGGAGCAGTTTAAGACCGAAGACGCTGGCGGCGTTACGCACTGGCTAACGGGTTCTTCGCTGTGGCTGATGCTGAGCTTGGTGCTGCTGACCATGGCCATCGTGTACTTCCTACCCAAGCTCACGAAAGCGGTACCGTCGTCGCTGGTAGCTATTCTGGTGGTGTCGGCGCTGGTGATTTTCGGCAACCTGCCTACCAAGTCGGTGGGCGATATTGCCTCTATCAGCGGCGGCCTACCCCTACCTCACCTGCCGGCCATCCCCTTCACCTGGGATACGCTGGCGCTGGTGTTTCCCTACTCCGTCATCATGGCGCTGGTGGGCCTGACGGAAAGCCTGTTGACCCTGACGGTAGTAGACGAACTGACCGACACCCGCGGACGGGGCAACAAAGATTGTGTGGCCCAGGGCCTCGCCAATATGGCTTCGGGCCTGACGGGTGGCATGGGCGGCTGCGCCATGATTGGGCAAACGATGGTGAACATTGAGTCGCGGGGGCGGCACCGGCTGTCGGGCATTGTGGCGGCGGTGGCGCTGGCGCTGTTCGTGCTGGTAGGCTCGTCGCTGATTGAGCGGCTGCCGCTGGCGGCACTGGTAGGCGTGATGTTTATGGTAGTCATTGGCACGTTTGAGTGGGCCAGCCTGCGCATCATCGGCCGCATGCCCCTCACCGACGTGGTAGTGATGGCGCTGGTAACGCTCATCACGGCCATTTCGCAAAATCTGGCGCTGGCCGTACTCGTTGGCGTCGTTGTTTCGGCACTGGCCTTTGCCTGGGAAAACGCCCTGCGCATCCGCGCCCGCAAGCACACCGACGAGCAGGGCCGCAAGCACTACGAGATTTTCGGGCCGCTGTTCTTTGGCTCCGTAGTGGCCTTCAACGAGAAGTTTGACCCGGCCAATGATCCGCAGGAAGTTATCATTGATTTCCGCGAAAGCCGCGTGACCGACTTATCGGCCATTGAGGCCCTCAACAAGCTCACGGAGCGTTACGCCAAGCTCGGCAAAACCCTACACCTGCGCCACCTCAGCCCCGATTCCCGCCGCCTACTCACCAACGCCCAGGCCCTTATCGACGTGAATTACTGGGAAGACCCCACCTATAAGGTAGTGGCCGACGCGGTAGAGTAA
- a CDS encoding LytR/AlgR family response regulator transcription factor — protein sequence MSSIRTLIVDDEPLARRRITQLLAHAPDFTVQGQCSNGAEALAALSGDAEVDLVFMDVQMPDFTGLQVLQQLQEQPMPLVVFVTAYDRYTLQAFEAHALDYLLKPLDPDRFIRCLAHVRQRIAQHQAKQLHQQLTSFLSTLPSPAAPPTFPTQLLVKQPGLLYFVPTAQVHYLEATGNYVTVYAQGQPHVLRSTLSQLERQLDPSVFLRIHRSLIVNTQQVKELRPWAHGEYLLTLHDGQHLTSSRSYNDAIQQFLKQFIS from the coding sequence ATGTCGTCGATTCGCACATTGATTGTTGATGATGAACCGCTTGCTCGCCGACGCATCACTCAGCTCCTGGCCCATGCTCCCGACTTCACGGTGCAGGGCCAGTGCAGCAACGGCGCCGAGGCCCTGGCTGCCCTCTCTGGCGATGCAGAAGTAGACCTGGTGTTTATGGACGTGCAGATGCCCGACTTTACGGGCTTGCAGGTGCTCCAGCAACTCCAGGAGCAACCGATGCCGCTGGTGGTTTTCGTGACGGCCTACGACCGCTACACTCTGCAGGCTTTCGAAGCGCACGCGCTCGACTACCTGCTCAAGCCCCTCGACCCCGACCGCTTTATTCGCTGCCTGGCCCACGTGCGCCAGCGCATAGCCCAGCACCAAGCCAAGCAGTTGCACCAGCAACTCACCTCCTTCCTGAGCACCCTACCCAGCCCTGCCGCTCCGCCCACGTTTCCTACCCAGTTGCTGGTGAAGCAGCCAGGACTGCTCTATTTTGTGCCCACGGCGCAGGTGCATTACCTAGAGGCTACGGGCAACTACGTAACCGTGTACGCTCAAGGTCAGCCCCATGTGCTGCGCTCTACCCTCAGCCAGCTAGAGCGCCAACTCGACCCCAGCGTATTTCTACGCATTCACCGTTCGCTTATCGTGAACACCCAGCAGGTGAAAGAACTGCGGCCCTGGGCCCACGGCGAGTACCTGCTTACACTGCACGATGGCCAGCACCTCACCTCTTCGCGCAGCTACAACGACGCCATTCAGCAGTTTCTGAAACAGTTTATTTCTTGA
- the proB gene encoding glutamate 5-kinase: MPLPYHRLVVKIGSNVLTQADGTPDLARIAHLVEQIAALKQPGREVIVVSSGAVAAGRSLVQVPEKADAVSSRQLLAAVGQVKLLTTYAELLARYQLTCAQVLVTKEDFRDRQHYRNMQNCFRALLQNNIIPIVNENDVISVTELMFTDNDELAGLLAAMLDADALLILSNVDGIYNGDPKDASSHVIREIGPDTPDFSAFVTTQRSQFGRGGMITKCHMAHKVAQLGIAVHIANGKTENVLPRVLSGEVVNTRFLPSRTASGRKKWLAHAEPAAKGTVRLNAGACAALTTPGKATSLLPVGVVAVEGEFEKGDIIRLLAEDGRAVGLGMAEYDATKARERLGQQQQKPLVHYDYLFLNADI, translated from the coding sequence ATGCCCCTACCCTACCATCGTCTCGTCGTCAAGATTGGCTCCAACGTACTGACCCAGGCCGATGGCACGCCCGATTTGGCCCGCATAGCCCACTTGGTAGAGCAGATTGCTGCCCTGAAACAGCCGGGCCGCGAGGTAATTGTGGTATCGTCGGGGGCAGTGGCGGCGGGCCGCAGCCTAGTGCAGGTACCCGAAAAGGCCGACGCCGTGAGCAGCCGCCAGCTGCTGGCCGCCGTGGGGCAGGTGAAGCTGCTGACCACCTACGCCGAGCTGCTGGCGCGCTATCAGCTCACGTGTGCGCAGGTGCTGGTAACAAAAGAGGATTTCCGCGACCGGCAGCACTACCGCAACATGCAGAACTGCTTCCGGGCGCTGCTCCAAAACAACATCATCCCCATTGTGAATGAGAATGATGTGATATCGGTAACGGAGCTGATGTTTACCGACAACGACGAGCTGGCCGGCCTGCTTGCCGCCATGCTCGATGCCGATGCCCTGCTGATTCTCAGCAACGTAGACGGCATCTACAACGGCGACCCGAAAGACGCATCTTCCCACGTTATCCGTGAAATTGGCCCCGACACACCCGATTTTTCGGCCTTTGTGACCACGCAACGCTCCCAGTTTGGGCGCGGCGGCATGATTACCAAGTGCCACATGGCGCACAAAGTGGCGCAATTGGGCATTGCGGTACATATTGCCAACGGCAAAACTGAGAACGTGCTACCCCGCGTGCTGAGCGGCGAGGTGGTGAACACGCGCTTCCTACCCAGCCGTACGGCCTCGGGCCGCAAGAAGTGGCTGGCCCACGCCGAACCGGCTGCCAAAGGTACGGTGCGCCTCAACGCGGGCGCCTGTGCAGCCCTCACCACGCCGGGCAAGGCCACTAGTTTGCTACCTGTAGGCGTGGTGGCGGTGGAAGGTGAGTTTGAGAAAGGCGACATTATCCGGCTACTGGCCGAAGATGGCCGCGCCGTGGGCCTGGGTATGGCCGAATACGATGCCACCAAAGCCCGCGAGCGGCTGGGCCAGCAGCAGCAGAAGCCTCTGGTACACTACGATTATCTGTTTTTGAACGCTGATATTTAG
- a CDS encoding beta-L-arabinofuranosidase domain-containing protein, with protein MLTSMRCVFPLAFLLLPLGSREQTLAKPIAPATAAFQPGAFQLLPLGTVRPAGWLQRQLRIQADGLTGHLDEFWPDLGPNSAWLGGSGEGWERGPYYLDGLLPLAYLLNDPTLKAKAQKWIDWTLQSQRPDGAIGPAKNKDWWPNMLVLKSLMQYQEATGDPRVVPFMEKYFAYQSSQLAANPLQVWARYRWAEELLPIRWLYEKTKNPQLLTLAQQLAGQGYNWQQLYAQFPFTKPTSWATMSLPDGSHDEDLALKAHGVNNAMALKMPVLWGMTGGTTADRQSIYQQLKMLDQYHGLPNGMYSGDEHFSGRNPSQGIELCAVVEAQYSYEQLLALLGDPAFGDRLEKITFNALPATFDPTMWAHQYDQQPNQVLVNKAKRQWSTNGDDSNVYGLEPWFGCCTANMHQGWPKFAANLWMASPDGGLVAAAYAPSELTTRVGKADVTIREETDYPFRDNIRFVVAKSSKKMAFPLRLRIPAWADKATVTVNGKPVADAPKAGTFYQLKRRWQQGDVVELRLPMEVRVQPGYQQSVSVERGPLVYGLKLGEQWDKLRDRPNQADDYAVRATTPWNYGLLLPQADATVAFQVQERPTTGIVFSPDGAPVELRVQGIRLPEWQLEQNSAGPPPASPVARPAGATPETLTLIPYGATNLRITSFPVVRP; from the coding sequence ATGCTTACCTCTATGCGTTGCGTGTTTCCGCTGGCGTTCCTGCTCCTACCGCTGGGTAGCAGAGAGCAGACACTTGCCAAACCCATTGCCCCCGCAACAGCGGCCTTTCAGCCGGGTGCGTTTCAACTGCTGCCGCTGGGGACGGTGCGGCCCGCAGGCTGGCTTCAGCGCCAGCTGCGCATCCAGGCCGATGGGCTGACGGGCCATCTGGACGAGTTTTGGCCCGACCTCGGCCCCAACAGCGCCTGGCTGGGCGGCTCGGGCGAGGGCTGGGAACGGGGCCCCTACTACCTCGATGGCCTCCTACCCCTGGCCTACCTCCTCAACGATCCTACCCTGAAAGCCAAGGCGCAGAAGTGGATTGACTGGACCTTGCAAAGTCAGCGGCCCGACGGTGCCATTGGCCCCGCCAAAAATAAAGACTGGTGGCCCAATATGCTGGTACTCAAAAGCCTGATGCAGTACCAGGAAGCCACTGGCGACCCGCGCGTGGTGCCGTTTATGGAGAAGTACTTCGCCTACCAGAGCAGCCAGCTGGCGGCTAATCCGTTGCAGGTATGGGCTCGGTATCGTTGGGCTGAGGAGCTGCTACCCATCCGTTGGCTATATGAAAAAACGAAGAACCCTCAACTCCTAACCTTGGCCCAGCAGCTAGCTGGGCAAGGCTACAACTGGCAGCAGCTCTACGCGCAGTTTCCCTTCACCAAGCCCACCAGCTGGGCCACCATGAGCCTACCCGACGGTAGCCACGACGAAGATCTTGCCCTGAAAGCCCACGGTGTGAATAATGCCATGGCCCTGAAGATGCCCGTGCTCTGGGGCATGACCGGCGGCACCACCGCTGACCGTCAGAGCATCTACCAGCAGCTGAAAATGCTGGATCAGTACCATGGCCTGCCCAACGGTATGTACAGTGGCGACGAGCATTTCTCGGGCCGCAACCCCTCGCAAGGCATTGAGCTGTGCGCGGTGGTGGAGGCGCAGTATTCCTACGAGCAACTGCTGGCCTTGCTCGGCGACCCTGCCTTTGGCGACCGGCTCGAAAAAATCACCTTTAACGCTCTACCCGCCACCTTCGACCCTACCATGTGGGCGCACCAGTACGACCAGCAGCCCAACCAGGTGCTGGTGAATAAGGCTAAAAGGCAATGGTCCACCAACGGCGACGACTCCAATGTGTATGGCCTGGAGCCGTGGTTTGGATGCTGCACGGCCAACATGCACCAGGGCTGGCCCAAGTTTGCGGCCAACCTCTGGATGGCCTCGCCCGATGGCGGCCTGGTGGCCGCGGCCTACGCACCCAGCGAGCTAACCACCAGGGTAGGCAAAGCGGACGTCACCATCCGCGAGGAAACCGACTACCCCTTCCGCGACAACATCCGGTTTGTGGTGGCGAAATCCAGCAAGAAAATGGCCTTTCCACTGCGTCTGCGCATTCCGGCCTGGGCCGATAAAGCCACGGTGACGGTGAATGGCAAACCCGTGGCCGACGCTCCCAAAGCCGGCACGTTCTACCAGCTAAAGCGCCGCTGGCAGCAGGGCGACGTGGTGGAGCTGCGCCTACCGATGGAGGTGCGCGTGCAGCCGGGCTACCAGCAGTCGGTATCGGTAGAGCGTGGGCCGCTGGTGTATGGGCTGAAGCTGGGCGAGCAGTGGGACAAGCTGCGCGACCGGCCCAACCAAGCCGACGACTACGCCGTGCGGGCCACTACCCCCTGGAACTACGGCCTGCTCCTACCCCAGGCCGACGCCACCGTCGCGTTCCAAGTGCAAGAGCGCCCGACTACCGGCATCGTATTTTCGCCCGACGGTGCGCCCGTGGAGCTGCGCGTGCAGGGCATCCGCCTACCCGAGTGGCAACTGGAGCAGAACTCGGCTGGTCCGCCGCCGGCCAGTCCGGTAGCCCGGCCCGCTGGGGCCACTCCCGAAACGCTGACACTTATTCCGTACGGCGCTACTAATCTACGCATTACGTCCTTTCCAGTGGTGCGGCCGTAG
- a CDS encoding sensor histidine kinase — MLLLHRLTWFRVALAWGVFTLFMILLVYGQALTSGLSVHWRTAVLGPLVYGIIGTLLTPVVFELATRFNLTAGRRRWLAYLLVHAVASVLITVLYRASYLTLLYLMAVPGVRLSWAAILGSVNVWIPIYWMVLFVAYALDFYHKWQHRSLEAARLETQLVQAQLHALKQQLNPHFLFNTLNALSTLIEDEPRTAQRMTAKLGEFLRLVLDHTEAQQVPLAEELHFVQLYLDIEQVRFSNRLTFTHHVVPAALPALVPHLLLQPLIENAVRHGLAAVGGGSIHLQAHRQGEQLMLEVHNSGSSPHADSVRGVGLANTEQRLRTLYGSRYVLTLRSGAEQGTVVRLELPFQTK; from the coding sequence ATGCTATTACTGCACCGCCTTACCTGGTTTCGGGTAGCCCTGGCCTGGGGTGTGTTCACGCTGTTCATGATTTTGCTCGTGTATGGGCAGGCCCTCACCAGTGGCTTGTCGGTGCATTGGCGCACGGCGGTGCTGGGGCCGCTGGTCTATGGCATTATTGGAACCCTGCTCACGCCGGTGGTCTTTGAGCTGGCTACGCGCTTCAATCTTACCGCAGGTCGGCGGCGGTGGTTGGCCTACCTGTTGGTGCACGCTGTGGCGAGTGTGCTCATTACGGTGCTCTACCGGGCTTCCTACCTCACGCTGCTCTATTTAATGGCCGTACCGGGTGTCCGGCTTTCCTGGGCGGCTATTCTGGGCTCGGTCAACGTCTGGATTCCGATTTACTGGATGGTGCTGTTTGTGGCCTATGCTCTGGACTTTTACCACAAGTGGCAGCACCGCAGCCTGGAGGCCGCCCGCCTGGAAACCCAGTTGGTGCAGGCCCAATTGCACGCGCTGAAGCAGCAGCTCAATCCGCATTTTCTTTTCAATACCCTCAACGCCCTTTCTACGCTGATTGAGGACGAGCCGCGCACAGCCCAGCGCATGACTGCCAAGCTCGGCGAGTTTTTGCGCCTGGTGCTCGACCACACCGAGGCCCAGCAAGTGCCTCTGGCCGAGGAACTGCATTTCGTGCAGCTCTACCTCGACATCGAGCAGGTACGCTTCTCCAATCGCCTCACCTTCACGCACCACGTAGTACCCGCCGCCCTACCTGCCCTGGTGCCGCACCTGCTGTTGCAGCCTCTCATCGAAAATGCTGTGCGGCACGGACTGGCGGCAGTAGGCGGCGGTAGCATTCATCTGCAAGCGCATCGGCAGGGCGAACAGCTTATGCTGGAAGTGCACAACAGCGGCAGCAGCCCCCACGCCGATAGTGTGCGTGGGGTAGGCCTGGCCAATACCGAGCAGCGGCTGCGCACCTTGTATGGCAGCCGCTACGTACTTACCCTACGCTCGGGTGCGGAGCAGGGCACGGTGGTTCGCCTGGAGCTACCCTTCCAGACAAAGTAA